A region of Halalkaliarchaeum desulfuricum DNA encodes the following proteins:
- a CDS encoding uS10/mL48 family ribosomal protein, which translates to MTFVTKLTFQSGDRAVLEDTVGEIKGMLERKGVECKGPHSSSPEKLRVPLSRRLDAGETFDPWTYTVYTRRMEIHGAEHIAREVGHMDFPDSLHVEIEVGRKRPLGYRRN; encoded by the coding sequence ATGACCTTCGTCACGAAACTCACCTTCCAGTCGGGCGACAGGGCGGTTCTCGAGGACACCGTCGGGGAAATCAAAGGGATGCTCGAACGCAAGGGAGTCGAGTGCAAGGGACCACACTCCTCGTCTCCGGAGAAACTCCGCGTGCCGCTGTCCCGCCGGCTCGACGCCGGTGAGACGTTCGATCCGTGGACGTACACCGTCTACACCCGCCGGATGGAGATCCACGGCGCCGAGCACATCGCCCGGGAGGTGGGTCACATGGACTTTCCGGACTCGCTTCACGTCGAGATCGAGGTCGGCCGGAAACGACCGCTGGGGTATCGGCGAAACTGA
- the uppS gene encoding polyprenyl diphosphate synthase, whose protein sequence is MLRPFERTYERAYERLLRREIDEVPTHVAVIQDGNRRYAREQGAEAPEGHRAGASTTEQVLEWCEELGIEELTLYAFSTENFERPDEELEPLFDLLAEKLREFADAERVHETGVRIHAIGDVDRLPPRVQDAVEYAERRTAGYEEFRLNVALAYGGRNELTRAAREIAAEVDDGTLAPEAVDVAEIERRLYREPVREVDLIVRTGGDERTSNFLPWYANGNEAAVYFCTPYWPAFSKPDFLRGIRTYQARERSWRRNRVERAGTLVRAIAVVELAEARSLVGRLREQLPRREAEEIENALGEDDATDVAD, encoded by the coding sequence CTGCTTCGGCCGTTCGAGCGGACGTACGAGCGCGCCTACGAGCGGTTGCTCCGTCGGGAGATCGACGAGGTGCCAACCCACGTGGCGGTTATCCAGGACGGGAACCGGCGGTACGCCCGAGAGCAGGGGGCCGAGGCGCCAGAGGGACACCGGGCCGGGGCGTCGACGACCGAGCAGGTGCTGGAGTGGTGTGAGGAGCTCGGGATCGAGGAGCTCACGCTGTACGCGTTTTCGACGGAGAACTTCGAACGTCCCGACGAGGAGCTGGAGCCGCTGTTCGACCTGCTCGCCGAGAAGCTCCGGGAGTTCGCCGACGCCGAGCGAGTTCACGAGACGGGCGTCCGGATCCACGCGATCGGCGATGTCGACCGGCTTCCCCCGCGGGTGCAAGACGCCGTCGAGTACGCCGAGCGTCGGACCGCCGGCTACGAGGAGTTCCGACTGAACGTCGCGCTCGCGTACGGCGGTCGCAACGAACTCACCAGGGCTGCCCGGGAGATCGCCGCGGAGGTCGACGACGGGACGCTCGCTCCCGAGGCGGTCGACGTCGCGGAGATCGAACGGCGGCTCTACCGGGAGCCGGTGCGGGAGGTGGACCTGATCGTGCGGACCGGCGGCGACGAGCGAACGTCGAACTTCCTGCCGTGGTACGCGAACGGCAACGAGGCGGCCGTCTACTTCTGTACGCCCTACTGGCCGGCGTTCTCGAAGCCCGACTTCCTGCGGGGGATCCGGACCTACCAGGCGCGGGAACGTTCCTGGCGGCGAAACCGGGTCGAACGGGCTGGGACGCTGGTCCGGGCGATCGCGGTCGTCGAACTCGCCGAGGCGCGGTCGCTCGTGGGGCGGCTCCGGGAGCAGCTCCCCAGGAGGGAGGCAGAGGAAATCGAGAACGCCCTCGGAGAGGACGACGCTACTGACGTCGCAGACTGA
- a CDS encoding YkgJ family cysteine cluster protein — protein sequence MNSLEADLERARELDAARIADAVESIGFECTRCGGCCTAEDTDVDREPHTATVFPDEVRRLQATGDREWGEIARPMPYGIDGVASGGDDAPNGATREPTGETFEWALAVDGCGDCVFYTKDEDGVGACTVHEARPLVCRTYPFSLDVLSDRGEEEAVVERDGSVLAHECAGLGRDISRADAEAMAETLKRRAIRELEEAIAVRDSYRPTAVDGVVVHDSEGQKRPDGTPLEGGSGSSGSR from the coding sequence GTGAACTCCCTCGAAGCCGATCTCGAACGCGCCCGGGAACTCGACGCCGCGCGGATCGCGGACGCCGTCGAGTCGATCGGCTTCGAGTGCACGCGGTGTGGCGGCTGCTGTACGGCCGAGGACACAGATGTCGACAGGGAACCACACACGGCAACGGTGTTCCCCGACGAAGTCAGGCGGCTACAGGCGACGGGCGACCGCGAGTGGGGGGAGATCGCCAGACCGATGCCGTACGGGATCGACGGGGTGGCGAGCGGCGGCGACGACGCCCCGAATGGAGCGACCCGAGAACCGACCGGGGAGACGTTCGAGTGGGCGCTCGCAGTCGACGGCTGCGGCGACTGCGTCTTTTATACGAAGGACGAGGACGGCGTCGGCGCGTGTACGGTCCACGAGGCACGCCCGCTCGTGTGTCGGACGTACCCGTTCTCGCTGGACGTGCTGTCGGACCGGGGGGAGGAGGAGGCCGTCGTCGAACGCGACGGGTCTGTCCTGGCTCACGAATGTGCGGGGCTGGGACGCGATATCTCGCGAGCGGACGCCGAGGCGATGGCGGAAACGCTGAAACGGCGGGCGATCCGCGAGCTCGAGGAAGCCATCGCCGTCCGCGACAGCTATCGGCCGACGGCCGTCGACGGGGTGGTGGTCCACGACTCGGAGGGACAGAAACGCCCGGACGGGACCCCACTCGAGGGGGGTTCCGGGTCGAGCGGATCCAGGTAG